The Geoglobus acetivorans genome window below encodes:
- a CDS encoding glutamate synthase-related protein has translation MVFEITIDRERCIKCLRCVRYCPTSTLSSEESRDGKKEPVIKDQTACVGCGNCVDVCPASAIQVSGTSDLEERGMWSRSIVHEIWRKSETGEYLVRGTGATRPVPHFDDLVLLPAQTSRPPIDKYREPCETRVVLGDRFAEQPLILETPIMVAAMSYGALSLEAKVAIAKGTAMAGTATNTGEGGMHPEERKHAKLLVAQYASGRFGVSSRYLNSADAIEIKIGQGAKAGMGGHLLGEKVTEDIAKIRGIPVGTDALSPSRHMDIIGPEDLAMKIEQLREITDWRIPIAVKYSAGRVADDVKIAAKAGADIIVVDGMQGGTGATPDVVANHAGVPTIAAIVQADEALREIGLRDEVSLVAAGGIRTGADVAKALALGADAVQIGTGALIAIGCTVCRQCHRGICPKGIATQDPRLRRRLDPEKGAVKVYNYIKAMTEELKILTQQAGKTDVKNLEKEDLRALDINTSAITGVKLAGLEKPFRF, from the coding sequence ATGGTATTCGAAATCACGATCGATAGGGAAAGATGTATAAAATGCCTCAGATGCGTGAGGTACTGTCCTACCTCTACTCTAAGTTCTGAAGAGAGCAGAGACGGAAAGAAAGAGCCGGTTATAAAAGACCAGACAGCATGCGTGGGATGCGGAAACTGTGTGGACGTGTGCCCCGCATCAGCAATTCAGGTTTCAGGTACGTCAGACCTCGAAGAAAGAGGAATGTGGAGCAGAAGCATAGTGCATGAGATCTGGAGAAAATCTGAAACCGGAGAATACTTGGTCAGAGGTACGGGAGCTACAAGACCGGTGCCCCACTTTGATGACCTTGTCCTTCTTCCAGCTCAGACTTCAAGACCACCCATAGACAAGTACAGGGAGCCATGCGAAACAAGGGTGGTTCTGGGAGACAGGTTTGCAGAGCAGCCCCTGATTCTCGAAACACCCATAATGGTTGCAGCAATGAGCTACGGCGCTTTAAGCCTGGAAGCAAAGGTTGCAATCGCAAAAGGTACAGCGATGGCAGGAACAGCCACAAATACAGGAGAGGGGGGCATGCATCCCGAAGAGAGAAAACATGCGAAGCTTCTTGTTGCACAGTATGCCAGCGGAAGATTTGGAGTCTCAAGCAGGTACCTAAACTCAGCCGACGCAATAGAGATCAAAATCGGCCAGGGTGCAAAGGCCGGAATGGGTGGGCACCTGCTTGGGGAGAAGGTCACAGAAGACATAGCAAAAATCAGAGGCATCCCTGTTGGAACTGATGCCCTTTCACCCTCAAGACACATGGACATAATCGGGCCAGAAGATCTCGCAATGAAAATAGAGCAGCTCAGAGAGATAACTGACTGGAGAATCCCAATAGCAGTTAAGTATTCTGCAGGAAGAGTAGCAGATGATGTCAAGATTGCCGCAAAGGCTGGAGCAGACATAATCGTCGTGGATGGCATGCAGGGAGGCACTGGAGCCACACCAGATGTGGTTGCGAACCATGCAGGCGTGCCAACAATAGCCGCAATAGTTCAGGCGGATGAAGCCCTGAGAGAGATTGGGCTTAGAGACGAGGTCAGCCTCGTGGCAGCAGGTGGAATAAGGACTGGAGCTGACGTTGCAAAGGCGCTGGCCCTTGGAGCAGATGCGGTTCAGATTGGTACTGGAGCGTTGATCGCCATTGGGTGTACAGTCTGCAGACAGTGCCACAGAGGAATCTGCCCGAAAGGCATAGCAACGCAGGATCCCAGACTGAGAAGGAGGCTTGACCCAGAGAAAGGGGCAGTTAAGGTGTACAACTATATAAAAGCCATGACAGAAGAACTTAAAATCCTGACACAGCAGGCTGGAAAGACTGACGTGAAGAATCTCGAAAAAGAAGATTTGAGAGCCCTGGACATAAATACATCCGCCATAACAGGTGTTAAGCTGGCTGGCCTGGAGAAACCGTTCAGATTCTGA
- the ppcA gene encoding phosphoenolpyruvate carboxylase, with protein sequence MHIPRVMSTQHPDNVEMPFFAKQNYFDGEDEIKEAYYVFSHLGIEEQMWDFEGKEVDDFVVKKLLSTYPEFFSEKVIGLEVRITPRVPNPEVERDEAKLLAETLEMIPRSFDYARKFYDDPTPPIFEIIVPMVTKSEELERIYLFYRDFVAGKSKLTLADGTRVGDWLGEFEPETIGIIPLFEDIPGMLKCDAVVREFADGRFDEMRVFLARSDPALNYGFIPATLAAKIALQRLYDLEIDVYPIIGVGCPPFRGSFDPENMHALEEYPSVQTFTAQSAFKYDYDFNTVFSAVMSLKESMPGKPDRIETSKDTIDRLSGEYRKRIPAIAEFVNEVGKFVPKRRMRKLHIGLFGYSRGDRIRLPRAITFCAVMYSIGFPPELIGISALGDKDYENVCESIPTLESQMEFVLSHYNPESLKIVPFEDDIKRARELFDFEPREDYLMATSRTINSIRKQNGISDAIIETGKLRRFLG encoded by the coding sequence ATGCACATTCCGAGGGTCATGAGCACCCAGCATCCAGACAATGTGGAGATGCCGTTCTTTGCGAAGCAGAACTATTTTGACGGAGAGGATGAGATAAAAGAAGCATATTACGTGTTCTCCCATCTCGGAATCGAGGAGCAGATGTGGGATTTCGAAGGAAAGGAGGTCGACGACTTCGTGGTCAAGAAGCTCCTGAGCACATACCCGGAGTTCTTCAGCGAGAAGGTTATCGGCCTAGAAGTGCGGATCACTCCGAGAGTGCCCAACCCGGAAGTTGAAAGGGATGAGGCAAAGCTTCTTGCCGAAACGCTCGAAATGATTCCCAGGAGCTTTGATTACGCCAGAAAGTTCTATGACGATCCGACACCACCCATATTCGAGATAATCGTCCCCATGGTTACCAAGTCAGAGGAGCTTGAGAGAATTTACCTGTTCTACAGGGATTTCGTTGCCGGAAAGTCAAAGCTAACACTTGCAGATGGGACAAGAGTTGGAGACTGGCTGGGGGAGTTCGAGCCAGAAACCATTGGAATAATTCCCCTGTTCGAAGACATCCCGGGAATGCTTAAATGCGACGCAGTGGTGAGGGAATTTGCCGATGGCAGGTTTGACGAGATGAGAGTATTCCTTGCGAGATCTGATCCTGCGTTAAACTACGGCTTCATACCGGCAACGCTTGCGGCAAAAATTGCTCTTCAGAGACTTTATGATCTGGAAATTGACGTCTACCCGATCATAGGGGTTGGCTGTCCGCCGTTCAGGGGGTCGTTTGACCCGGAGAACATGCACGCTCTCGAAGAATACCCATCGGTGCAAACATTCACAGCACAGTCGGCCTTCAAGTACGACTACGACTTCAACACCGTCTTCAGTGCCGTGATGAGCCTCAAAGAGAGCATGCCCGGAAAACCAGATCGCATAGAGACCAGCAAGGACACAATTGACAGGCTGAGCGGAGAGTACAGAAAGAGGATTCCCGCAATTGCTGAATTCGTCAACGAGGTGGGGAAGTTCGTTCCAAAGAGGAGAATGAGAAAGCTCCACATAGGTCTTTTCGGGTACTCAAGAGGAGACAGAATAAGGCTCCCGAGAGCGATAACCTTCTGCGCGGTGATGTACTCCATAGGATTCCCACCAGAGCTAATAGGCATTTCCGCATTGGGCGATAAGGATTACGAGAATGTGTGCGAGTCCATCCCCACACTCGAAAGTCAGATGGAGTTCGTTCTCTCCCACTACAATCCTGAAAGTCTGAAGATCGTTCCGTTTGAAGACGACATAAAAAGAGCGAGGGAGCTGTTCGACTTTGAACCGCGTGAAGACTACCTCATGGCCACCAGCAGAACCATAAACTCCATCAGGAAACAGAACGGAATTAGCGATGCGATAATCGAAACTGGAAAGCTCAGAAGGTTTCTCGGCTGA
- a CDS encoding SAP domain-containing protein produces the protein MARLTRKNAAEILSQLKKDQLKEISRIFGLPVSGNKDELISLIVSSTRPSDLAKVLESEIGPKEKKKDVRPKTEAKQKKREQDVDASKVFREIVKLLRKITPPKVKNEDELELYVLGLLQGKFENKKIEVVPQTIAVSKGKTTQPDIVVGGAVAVELKYIRGSGDADRGIGQATKYASMYPYVVLYYYDPQKRSHHSNSALAKNIELIVYPK, from the coding sequence ATGGCCAGACTGACCCGCAAAAATGCAGCAGAAATCCTATCACAATTGAAAAAAGATCAGCTGAAGGAAATCTCACGAATTTTCGGTCTGCCAGTCTCCGGGAACAAAGACGAGCTGATCAGCCTGATTGTTTCAAGTACCAGACCGTCTGACTTGGCCAAGGTTCTCGAATCGGAGATCGGGCCAAAAGAAAAGAAAAAAGACGTTAGGCCTAAGACAGAGGCAAAACAGAAGAAGCGTGAGCAGGATGTTGACGCTTCAAAGGTTTTCAGAGAGATCGTCAAGCTTTTGAGGAAAATCACACCGCCCAAGGTAAAGAACGAAGACGAACTCGAACTATACGTTCTCGGACTCCTGCAGGGGAAGTTTGAGAACAAGAAAATAGAGGTGGTGCCGCAGACGATAGCAGTCTCAAAAGGGAAAACGACGCAACCAGATATCGTCGTTGGAGGTGCTGTGGCGGTTGAGCTGAAGTACATACGGGGCTCAGGTGATGCTGATCGCGGCATCGGTCAAGCGACGAAATACGCCAGCATGTACCCCTACGTTGTGCTCTACTACTACGACCCACAGAAAAGGAGTCACCACAGCAATTCCGCTTTGGCCAAAAACATTGAGCTGATTGTTTATCCAAAGTAA
- the hisC gene encoding histidinol-phosphate transaminase, producing the protein MRFVVSLINEYDPGPFPEDFDRRVIQLASNENPYPPHQEVISTLKNSVMEINRYPSPYYRKLKNLISEYLGVDSSNIAVSNGASDLLRLVTDLFIEPFDRVFIPMPSYTLYALFSMLREAQVVTKVFEGYRLDGCYDRGKLAFLCSPNNPTGNVIDRAVIEEFLENFDYVVVDEAYSEFAGTSVVDLINHYENLIVIRSFSKFFGLAGMRVGYAIAHENVARAIEKIRNPFSISTLAYKAAIAALENVDYYRKIAGLIVMERDRIAKRLGKMFYVYESHANFLLVRHEVGNLADRLMERGILVRDVTGLEGLEGPHFRVSVGRKHENDAFLSAVEEIT; encoded by the coding sequence ATGCGATTTGTGGTAAGCCTGATCAATGAATACGATCCGGGTCCGTTTCCGGAAGATTTTGACAGGAGGGTCATCCAGCTTGCGTCAAATGAAAATCCGTACCCGCCTCATCAGGAGGTCATCAGCACCCTGAAAAACTCGGTGATGGAGATAAACCGTTATCCGTCTCCCTATTACCGAAAGCTGAAAAATCTGATTTCGGAATATCTTGGTGTTGATTCTTCAAATATCGCGGTCTCGAACGGGGCATCTGACCTGCTCAGACTTGTCACCGATCTTTTCATCGAGCCATTTGACAGAGTCTTTATCCCCATGCCGTCCTACACTCTGTACGCACTTTTTTCTATGCTCAGAGAGGCACAGGTTGTAACGAAAGTTTTTGAAGGGTACAGACTGGATGGGTGCTATGACAGGGGAAAGCTTGCGTTTTTGTGTTCTCCAAACAACCCTACAGGCAACGTCATCGACAGGGCCGTTATTGAGGAATTTCTCGAGAACTTTGATTACGTGGTGGTTGATGAAGCATATTCTGAGTTCGCCGGTACGAGTGTGGTTGATCTGATAAACCATTATGAAAACCTCATCGTCATTAGAAGCTTTTCAAAGTTTTTTGGGCTTGCAGGGATGAGAGTTGGTTACGCAATTGCACATGAAAACGTTGCGAGAGCAATAGAAAAAATACGGAATCCGTTTTCGATATCGACTCTTGCATACAAAGCTGCCATCGCCGCTCTGGAAAATGTGGACTATTACAGAAAAATAGCTGGGCTGATAGTTATGGAGAGAGACAGAATTGCAAAAAGGCTTGGAAAGATGTTTTATGTGTATGAAAGTCATGCTAATTTTCTGCTTGTGAGGCATGAGGTGGGAAATCTTGCAGACAGGCTGATGGAACGAGGGATTCTTGTCAGGGATGTGACAGGGCTGGAGGGTCTGGAAGGTCCCCACTTCAGGGTTAGTGTTGGGAGAAAGCATGAAAACGATGCATTTCTCAGTGCTGTGGAGGAGATCACATGA
- a CDS encoding glycosyltransferase family 2 protein, which produces MRCCMKRTVIISAYKHPERLEENLARLEGFEIILAVDEPDDELLRIIERYDLKATISHKRRGKWKALNDAVELAEGEYLLFLDSDTLLVNPGNPESFDGLEIKKEIDLNSRLSRLVNIDYFNMYLVSLIAARLGICLGFNGAAFWIRKEILKKLGGFRKRINEDTDLGIRFGISGYRFGVDGFALTDSPQNIREWLSQRERWALGGAEVLMENFREIIRKPIMWVPAIIILFPSILPLILGISIPDGVMFKLLFFIMPSFGVISGKMSVLVLYLLYGYHVLRNIILILLTFSVWAVLMIVLSKITGFRIDFRYLPVYYFIYSPLWMSIAIIALAKQVLYRIVKRKITLSGWKV; this is translated from the coding sequence ATGAGATGCTGCATGAAAAGGACTGTAATAATCTCTGCTTATAAACATCCGGAAAGGCTGGAGGAGAATTTGGCGAGACTTGAAGGTTTTGAAATAATTCTGGCAGTTGATGAGCCTGATGATGAGTTGTTGCGGATTATTGAAAGGTACGATTTAAAAGCAACGATATCTCACAAGAGGCGAGGCAAATGGAAGGCTCTCAACGATGCTGTTGAACTGGCCGAGGGGGAATATCTGCTCTTTCTGGATTCGGATACTCTTTTGGTCAATCCTGGAAACCCTGAGAGCTTTGATGGTCTGGAAATCAAGAAGGAGATTGATCTGAATTCAAGGCTCAGCAGACTTGTGAATATAGATTATTTCAACATGTATCTGGTCTCCTTGATTGCCGCCAGGCTTGGAATCTGCCTCGGATTCAATGGTGCGGCGTTCTGGATACGGAAAGAGATTCTGAAAAAGCTGGGGGGCTTCAGGAAAAGGATCAACGAGGATACTGATCTTGGTATACGGTTTGGGATTTCTGGGTACAGGTTTGGAGTGGATGGTTTTGCCTTAACAGATTCACCCCAGAACATCCGGGAGTGGCTTTCTCAGAGGGAGAGATGGGCTTTAGGAGGGGCTGAGGTGCTGATGGAGAATTTCAGAGAAATCATCAGAAAACCTATAATGTGGGTTCCAGCAATCATAATCCTCTTTCCATCAATCCTGCCCCTTATTCTTGGCATTTCTATTCCTGATGGTGTGATGTTCAAGCTCCTGTTTTTTATAATGCCCTCTTTCGGTGTAATTTCCGGCAAGATGTCTGTTCTTGTACTGTATCTTCTGTACGGGTACCATGTTCTGAGGAATATCATTCTTATTCTGCTGACTTTCTCAGTTTGGGCGGTTTTAATGATTGTTCTTTCAAAAATAACTGGGTTCAGAATTGATTTCAGGTATCTTCCAGTCTACTACTTCATATATTCGCCTCTGTGGATGTCCATTGCGATTATTGCCCTAGCGAAGCAGGTGCTTTACAGGATAGTTAAAAGAAAAATAACGCTTTCCGGCTGGAAAGTGTGA
- the gatB gene encoding Asp-tRNA(Asn)/Glu-tRNA(Gln) amidotransferase subunit GatB: MDDVVIGLEVHVQLNRLNTKLFCSCPLDYHGKEPNTHVCPVCLGLPGAMPVLNEEAVKAAIKVALALDASINPVMRFDRKNYFYPDLPKGFQISQYDMPLAWGGYVTIETDGGEKRVTLKRIHMEEDPGKLSYKGSITTSKYSLIDYNRSGAPLLEIVTEPVLNSPKEARAFLNNLRIILEYLDVFDGNLEGSMRVDANISIAGGGRVEIKNISSFKGVEKALTYEITRQRNLIRRGRAVKRETRHFDEANNITVSLRSKEEEQDYRYFPEPDLVPVYTHEFIDEVRATLPEMPWEKRDRLMEQYGLGLEKAKILVLDPKMADYFERVAEKIDPKVSASWIVDVLRGELNYRDMSFAEGERRLSSDELVELLDYFLKGEITEKSVVEVIRAKLDEGGSVREIIEKRGLFSIPREEIERLCREAIEKNPKAVEDYMAGKKQAANFLVGYVMKVTRGRADPEETARRIRELLEEMQ; encoded by the coding sequence ATGGATGATGTGGTCATCGGACTGGAAGTTCACGTTCAGCTCAACAGATTAAACACCAAGCTGTTCTGCTCATGTCCTCTCGATTATCATGGTAAGGAACCAAACACTCATGTCTGCCCCGTATGCCTGGGCCTTCCAGGCGCAATGCCGGTTTTGAATGAGGAGGCCGTGAAAGCGGCAATAAAGGTTGCGCTTGCTCTCGATGCCAGCATAAATCCTGTAATGAGGTTCGACAGGAAGAACTATTTCTATCCGGATCTGCCCAAGGGCTTCCAGATCAGCCAGTACGACATGCCCCTTGCCTGGGGGGGCTATGTGACGATAGAGACGGATGGAGGAGAAAAGAGGGTAACGCTCAAGAGGATTCACATGGAGGAGGATCCGGGTAAGCTCAGCTATAAGGGATCTATCACAACCTCAAAATACAGCCTCATTGACTACAACAGAAGCGGAGCCCCCCTCCTTGAAATCGTAACTGAGCCAGTTTTGAACTCACCAAAGGAAGCAAGGGCTTTTCTGAACAATCTGAGGATAATTCTGGAATACCTGGACGTTTTTGACGGAAACCTCGAGGGTTCGATGAGGGTCGATGCCAACATAAGTATCGCCGGCGGAGGGAGAGTTGAGATCAAGAACATCTCAAGCTTCAAAGGGGTCGAAAAGGCATTAACCTATGAGATAACCCGTCAGAGAAATCTGATAAGGCGGGGTAGGGCGGTTAAGAGAGAGACAAGGCATTTCGACGAGGCGAACAACATAACCGTCTCTTTGAGGAGTAAGGAGGAAGAACAGGATTACCGCTATTTCCCCGAACCGGACCTCGTTCCGGTTTACACCCATGAATTCATCGACGAAGTCAGAGCAACCCTGCCTGAAATGCCATGGGAGAAGAGGGACAGGTTGATGGAGCAGTACGGCCTGGGTCTGGAGAAGGCCAAGATCCTTGTTCTGGATCCGAAAATGGCAGATTACTTCGAGAGGGTTGCGGAGAAAATAGATCCAAAGGTGTCTGCAAGCTGGATAGTTGACGTGCTGAGGGGTGAGCTGAATTACAGGGATATGTCATTTGCAGAGGGCGAGAGAAGGTTGTCTTCTGATGAACTGGTGGAGCTGCTTGACTACTTCCTGAAGGGTGAGATAACTGAAAAAAGTGTTGTAGAGGTAATAAGGGCAAAGCTTGATGAGGGTGGCAGTGTAAGAGAAATCATCGAGAAAAGAGGGCTGTTCTCCATCCCTCGGGAAGAAATAGAAAGGCTGTGCAGAGAGGCCATAGAGAAAAATCCGAAGGCGGTGGAGGACTACATGGCCGGAAAGAAACAGGCTGCAAACTTCCTTGTTGGCTATGTCATGAAGGTTACGAGGGGCAGGGCAGACCCAGAAGAGACTGCAAGAAGAATCAGGGAACTGCTGGAGGAAATGCAATGA
- a CDS encoding GXGXG domain-containing protein, which translates to MEIDCNGLSVREINRQIKEAVKTGEKEIVLLNPGAKHYLAAGVVGDVEIHVKGSAGYFAGTMVHGVRMIIEKNAGWFAGDNMTDGYIEIKGAAGDGVGQGIYNGTIVVRGNAGARTGEIMKNGTIIIGGNSDFMTGLYMMGGKIVVLGNIKGMAGESIVRGAIYVKGDVDSLGKNAKLVEITEEDEEWLKETLKAHDFPAFTEKFRKIVPIKKRFVYGSAPSEEG; encoded by the coding sequence ATGGAGATCGATTGCAACGGTTTGAGTGTTAGGGAGATAAACAGGCAGATTAAGGAAGCCGTGAAAACCGGGGAGAAAGAAATTGTTCTGCTGAATCCCGGAGCTAAACATTATCTCGCTGCAGGAGTTGTCGGAGATGTGGAGATTCACGTAAAGGGCAGTGCCGGTTATTTTGCAGGGACGATGGTCCACGGCGTGAGAATGATCATCGAGAAGAACGCGGGATGGTTTGCGGGAGATAACATGACCGATGGTTACATAGAGATAAAGGGAGCAGCCGGTGATGGTGTCGGTCAGGGAATTTACAATGGAACAATAGTCGTCAGGGGCAATGCTGGTGCAAGAACCGGCGAGATTATGAAGAACGGGACGATAATAATCGGCGGAAACAGCGACTTTATGACCGGGCTGTACATGATGGGCGGAAAAATCGTGGTTCTCGGTAACATAAAGGGAATGGCAGGAGAGAGCATCGTAAGGGGAGCGATTTACGTTAAAGGTGATGTTGACAGTCTTGGAAAGAATGCAAAACTGGTTGAAATAACTGAAGAAGATGAGGAATGGTTAAAAGAAACTCTTAAGGCTCATGATTTTCCCGCATTCACCGAGAAATTCAGAAAAATTGTTCCGATTAAGAAGAGATTCGTGTATGGTAGCGCTCCATCGGAGGAGGGTTAA
- a CDS encoding pantetheine-phosphate adenylyltransferase, whose amino-acid sequence MKRFRVAVGGTFEPLHEGHKRLIDKAVELGGEDITIGVTSDKMARQRIRSVLPFVIRAENVRWYVRRKYGFDPHVVEITTPYGKTLDYDFEYLVVSPETCEMAKIINEKRREMGKSEIKIVRVDFVLADDDKPISATRIKKGIIDRYGRLI is encoded by the coding sequence ATGAAGAGATTCAGGGTTGCTGTTGGAGGCACGTTTGAACCTCTCCACGAAGGACACAAGAGGCTGATTGACAAGGCTGTAGAGCTTGGAGGAGAGGATATTACGATTGGAGTTACCAGCGATAAAATGGCAAGACAGAGAATCCGGAGTGTTTTGCCCTTCGTCATCAGGGCTGAAAACGTCAGGTGGTATGTCAGGAGAAAATATGGCTTTGATCCGCATGTTGTTGAGATCACGACTCCTTACGGCAAAACTCTCGATTATGATTTTGAGTATCTTGTTGTCTCTCCCGAGACGTGTGAGATGGCTAAGATAATAAACGAGAAAAGAAGGGAGATGGGGAAGAGTGAGATCAAGATAGTTAGAGTTGATTTCGTTCTTGCTGACGATGATAAACCCATCTCTGCTACGAGGATAAAAAAAGGCATCATTGACAGATACGGCAGGCTGATTTAG
- the glnA gene encoding type I glutamate--ammonia ligase — protein MDVEQAKKILQENEIKQVLCAFADVRGYLQTFSIPARKFIEGGAFEGIGFDGSSIRGFKSINESDMVWVPDVSTLKIVPWETDPVQKTAIMFGDVYEAWGSAQSDADPRGYVAKRMEKKLADLGLSAIFGPEIEFFLFENVDPTKLIYDLWVSPNGGTGDSWGPPRVMPESPELASGGFIIRPKEGYFRPPPEDTTVTYRNELVDILEKLDVMVEYHHHEVATAGQVELDFEPKTMVDVGDAFYLYKFAAKNLAAMYGMIATFMPKPLYLDNASGMHVHQSLWEGEPFSGKNIFADPDDEYMLSQKARYYIGGLLEHAKALTALTAPTVNSYKRLVPGFEAPIYICWSPRNRSALIRVPMYHKKPSAIRAEYRGVDPSTNPYLSLPAMVAAGLDGIKKKIEPGDPIMEDVYELSPARKRELGIGELPTTLRDAIDHLATDEVIQDVLGTHIFDAFMEIKIDEWNQYCLYITPWEFMKYLDI, from the coding sequence ATGGATGTGGAACAGGCAAAGAAAATTCTGCAGGAGAATGAGATAAAACAGGTACTGTGTGCATTTGCAGACGTCAGGGGATATCTGCAGACGTTTAGCATTCCTGCAAGAAAGTTTATTGAAGGTGGAGCTTTTGAGGGCATCGGATTTGATGGTTCATCAATAAGAGGTTTCAAATCAATCAACGAGAGCGACATGGTCTGGGTACCAGATGTTTCAACCCTGAAAATTGTTCCGTGGGAGACCGACCCGGTTCAGAAGACAGCAATAATGTTTGGAGACGTTTATGAGGCATGGGGCAGTGCGCAGAGCGACGCAGATCCAAGAGGATACGTTGCAAAAAGAATGGAAAAGAAGCTTGCAGACTTGGGACTTTCAGCCATTTTTGGCCCAGAAATCGAGTTCTTTCTGTTTGAAAACGTCGATCCGACAAAGCTCATCTATGATCTCTGGGTGTCCCCCAACGGAGGGACAGGAGACAGCTGGGGGCCACCGAGGGTGATGCCGGAAAGCCCCGAGCTGGCCTCCGGGGGATTCATAATAAGACCGAAAGAAGGTTACTTCAGGCCCCCACCTGAGGATACAACCGTCACATACAGAAACGAGCTTGTAGATATCCTTGAAAAACTCGACGTGATGGTCGAATACCACCACCATGAGGTTGCAACTGCCGGACAGGTTGAACTCGACTTCGAGCCAAAAACAATGGTGGATGTCGGTGATGCATTCTACCTCTACAAGTTTGCCGCTAAGAACCTCGCCGCAATGTACGGAATGATCGCCACATTCATGCCGAAGCCTCTGTACCTGGACAACGCAAGCGGAATGCACGTCCACCAGAGCCTCTGGGAGGGCGAGCCGTTCAGCGGCAAGAACATATTCGCAGATCCTGACGACGAGTACATGCTCAGCCAGAAGGCCAGATACTACATCGGAGGTCTGCTTGAGCATGCAAAGGCACTCACAGCCCTGACAGCACCAACGGTAAACAGCTACAAGAGACTCGTGCCCGGATTTGAAGCGCCGATTTACATCTGCTGGAGCCCGAGAAACAGAAGTGCTCTGATAAGAGTGCCAATGTACCACAAGAAACCTTCCGCAATCAGAGCCGAGTACAGAGGTGTTGATCCGAGCACCAACCCGTATCTCTCCCTGCCCGCAATGGTCGCAGCGGGTCTCGATGGTATCAAGAAGAAGATCGAACCCGGAGATCCGATAATGGAGGACGTTTACGAACTCAGCCCGGCAAGGAAGAGAGAGCTTGGAATTGGAGAGCTTCCAACAACACTGAGAGATGCAATCGACCACCTCGCAACCGACGAGGTCATTCAGGATGTCCTCGGTACACACATCTTCGATGCATTCATGGAGATAAAGATCGACGAGTGGAACCAGTACTGCCTGTACATAACTCCGTGGGAGTTCATGAAATACCTCGACATTTAA
- a CDS encoding glutamine amidotransferase yields the protein MCGIVGILSRNKKDDLGSLVIEMMKRLQHRGRDGAGVAMYGGISLKKDQYLIRAEILGEDLEEKQSAMEKITDLANRYGNVRSIRNVVESEEYFITDFLVEKVDDFQKVRKLALEIQGLENVAVLSAGKFEMFKDVGTIDVVDSIYGVSEKGGTHAIGHIRFSTESGVDRYHAHPFQSFLYPDITVVHNGQITNYWNTRKKLEAKGHYFTTDNDTECIVHYVADKLLDGYSLEEALENAVKDLDGPFAFIIATPDEIGVAKDKLGLRPAMVAEGDGMYAISSEEVALEPLELETEYLAPGEFRVYRK from the coding sequence ATGTGCGGAATAGTGGGTATTCTTTCAAGAAACAAAAAGGATGATCTCGGTTCACTGGTCATAGAAATGATGAAAAGGCTTCAGCACAGAGGCAGGGATGGCGCTGGAGTCGCAATGTATGGCGGCATAAGCCTGAAAAAAGATCAATACCTCATCAGAGCAGAAATACTCGGTGAAGACCTTGAAGAAAAGCAAAGCGCAATGGAAAAGATAACAGACCTGGCAAACAGATACGGAAACGTCAGATCCATCCGTAACGTTGTTGAAAGCGAAGAATATTTCATAACCGATTTCCTCGTCGAGAAGGTCGATGATTTTCAGAAGGTGAGAAAGCTCGCACTGGAGATCCAGGGACTGGAAAACGTTGCTGTTCTCTCCGCAGGTAAATTTGAGATGTTCAAGGATGTCGGAACCATAGATGTCGTCGATTCGATATACGGTGTGTCCGAAAAAGGTGGAACTCACGCCATTGGCCACATAAGATTCTCAACGGAAAGTGGAGTTGACAGATATCACGCTCATCCGTTCCAGAGCTTCCTCTACCCAGACATAACGGTCGTCCACAACGGACAGATAACCAACTACTGGAACACGAGAAAGAAGCTCGAGGCAAAGGGCCACTACTTCACAACAGATAACGACACTGAATGCATAGTGCATTACGTTGCAGACAAGCTTCTTGACGGATACAGCCTCGAAGAAGCTCTTGAAAATGCCGTAAAAGACCTTGATGGTCCTTTCGCATTCATAATAGCTACTCCAGACGAAATAGGTGTTGCCAAGGACAAGCTTGGATTGAGACCGGCAATGGTCGCTGAAGGAGATGGAATGTATGCAATTTCAAGCGAAGAAGTTGCCCTTGAACCCCTGGAACTTGAAACAGAATATCTTGCCCCTGGAGAGTTTAGAGTTTACAGGAAGTGA